The following coding sequences lie in one Loxodonta africana isolate mLoxAfr1 chromosome X, mLoxAfr1.hap2, whole genome shotgun sequence genomic window:
- the SLITRK4 gene encoding SLIT and NTRK-like protein 4 produces MFLWLFLILSAPISSTNADSDISVEICNVCSCVSVENVLYVNCEKVSVYRPNQLKPPWSNFYHLNFQNNFLNILYPNTFLNFSHAVSLQLGNNKLQNIEGGAFLGLSALKQLHLNNNELKILRADTFLGIENLEYLQADYNLIKYIERGAFNKLHKLKVLILNDNLISFLPDNIFRFASLTHLDIRGNRIQKLPYIGVLEHIGRVVELQLEDNPWNCSCDLLPLKAWLENMPYNIYIGEAICETPSDLYGRLLKETNKQELCPMGTGSDFDVRILPPSQLENGYTTPNGHTTQTSLHRLVTKPPKTTNPSKISGIVAGKALSNRNLSQIVSYQTRVPPLTPCPAPCLCKTHPSDLGLSVNCQEKNIQSMSELIPKPLNAKKLHVNGNGIKDVDVSDFTEFEGLDLLHLGSNQITAIKGDVFHNLTNLRRLYLNGNQIERLYPEIFSGLHNLQYLYLEYNLIKEILAGTFDSMPNLQLLYLNNNLLKSLPVYIFSGASLARLNLRNNKFMYLPVSGVLDQLQSLTQIDLEGNPWDCTCDLVALKLWLEKLNDGIVVKELKCETPVQFANIELKSLKNEILCPKLLNKPSAPFTSPAPAITLTTPLGPIRSPPGGPVPLSILILSILVVLILTVFVAFCLLVFVLRRNKKPTVKHEGLGNPECGSMQLQLRKHDHKTNKKDGLSAEAFIPQTIEQMSKSHTCGLKESETGFMFSDPPGQKVIMRNVAEKEKDLLHVDTRKRLSTIDELDELFPSRDSNVFIQNFLESKKEYNSIGVSGFEIRYPEKQQDKKSKKSLIGGNHSKIVVEQRKSEYFELKAKLQSSPDYLQVLEEQTALNKM; encoded by the coding sequence ATGTTTCTTTGGCTCTTTCTGATTTTGTCAGCCCCGATTTCGTCGACAAATGCAGATTCTGACATATCGGTGGAAATTTGCAATGTGTGCTCCTGCGTGTCCGTTGAGAATGTGCTCTATGTCAACTGTGAGAAGGTTTCGGTCTACAGACCAAATCAGCTGAAACCACCGTGGTCTAATTTTTATCACCTCAATTTCCAAAACAATTTCTTAAATATCCTCTATCCGAATACATTCTTGAATTTTTCACATGCAGTATCCCTGCAGCTGGGAAATAATAAACTGCAGAACATTGAGGGAGGAGCCTTTCTCGGGCTCAGTGCATTAAAGCAGTTGCACTTGAACAACAATGAATTAAAGATTCTCCGAGCTGACACTTTCCTTGGCATAGAGAACTTGGAGTATCTCCAGGCTGACTACAATTTAATCAAGTATATTGAACGAGGAGCCTTCAATAAGCTCCACAAACTGAAAGTTCTCATTCTTAATGACAATCTGATTTCAttccttcctgataatattttCCGATTCGCATCTTTGACCCATCTGGATATACGAGGGAACAGAATCCAGAAACTCCCCTATATCGGAGTGCTGGAACACATCGGCCGTGTTGTCGAATTGCAACTGGAAGATAATCCTTGGAACTGTAGCTGTGATTTGTTGCCTTTAAAAGCTTGGCTGGAGAATATGCCATATAACATTTACATAGGCGAAGCTATCTGCGAAACTCCCAGTGACTTATACGGAAGGCTTTTaaaagaaaccaacaaacaaGAGTTATGCCCCATGGGCACGGGCAGTGATTTCGATGTCCGCATCCTGCCTCCATCTCAGCTAGAAAACGGCTACACCACTCCCAATGGGCACACTACCCAAACGTCCCTACACAGATTAGTGACCAAGCCACCGAAAACGACAAATCCCTCCAAGATCTCTGGAATTGTGGCAGGCAAAGCCCTCTCTAACCGCAATCTCAGTCAGATTGTGTCTTACCAAACGAGGGTGCCTCCGCTTACCCCTTGCCCAGCACCTTGCCTTTGCAAAACACATCCTTCGGATTTGGGGCTGAGTGTCAACTgccaagaaaaaaatatacaatcCATGTCTGAACTGATACCGAAACCTTTGAATGCCAAGAAGTTGCATGTCAATGGTAATGGCATCAAAGATGTGGACGTCTCCGACTTCACTGAGTTTGAAGGACTGGATTTGCTCCATTTAGGTAGCAATCAGATCACAGCGATCAAGGGAGACGTCTTCCACAATCTCACTAATTTGCGCAGGCTGTATCTCAACGGCAATCAGATAGAAAGACTCTATCCCGAAATATTTTCAGGCCTTCACAACCTGCAGTATCTGTATTTGGAATACAATTTGATTAAGGAAATCTTAGCAGGCACCTTTGACTCGATGCCAAATTTGCAGTTACTGTACTTAAACAATAATCTCTTAAAGAGCCTGCCTGTGTACATTTTTTCGGGGGCCTCCCTCGCTAGACTGAACCTGAGAAACAACAAATTCATGTACCTGCCTGTCAGCGGGGTGCTTGATCAGCTGCAGTCCCTCACACAGATTGACCTGGAGGGCAACCCCTGGGATTGCACTTGTGACTTGGTGGCATTAAAGTTGTGGCTGGAGAAGTTGAACGACGGGATTGTtgtaaaagaactgaaatgtGAGACACCTGTTCAGTTTGCCAACATTGAGCTGAAATCCCTCAAAAATGAAATCTTGTGTCCCAAACTCTTAAACAAGCCATCCGCACCATTCACGAGCCCTGCACCCGCCATTACACTCACCACCCCGCTGGGTCCTATTCGAAGTCCCCCTGGTGGCCCGGTGCCTCTGTCTATTTTAATCTTAAGTATCTTAGTGGTTCTCATTTTAACTGTGTTCGttgctttctgccttcttgtttttgtCCTCCGGCGCAACAAGAAACCCACGGTGAAGCATGAGGGCCTGGGGAACCCAGAGTGTGGCTCCATGCAGCTGCAGCTGAGGAAGCATGAccacaaaaccaacaaaaaagatGGCCTGAGCGCAGAAGCTTTCATTCCACAAACCATAGAGCAGATGAGCAAGAGCCACACCTGTGGCTTGAAGGAGTCTGAAACTGGCTTCATGTTTTCTGATCCTCCGGGACAGAAAGTCATTATGAGAAATGTTGCCGAGAAGGAGAAAGATTTATTACACGTAGATACCAGAAAGAGACTGAGCACAATTGATGAGCTGGATGAATTATTCCCTAGCAGGGATTCCAATGTGTTTATTCAGAATTTTCTTGAAAGCAAAAAGGAGTACAATAGCATAGGTGTCAGTGGCTTTGAGATCCGCTATCCAGAAAAGCAACAAgacaaaaaaagcaagaagtcactaaTAGGAGGCAACCACAGTAAAATTGTTGTGGAGCAAAGGAAGAGCGAGTATTTTGAACTGAAGGCAAAGCTTCAGAGTTCCCCCGATTACCTACAGGTCCTTGAGGAGCAAACAGCTTTGAACAAGATGTAG